A segment of the Aureliella helgolandensis genome:
GCCTGCGACGTCTCAAGCCAAGTTGGCAGAGAGCCTACGTCGGGGAACGGCGAGCCTGCCGCAAGCGGATTTGCTGGAGTTGAGCCGCAATGCTGACCGGTTTGTCGGCAGTGCAGCGCTCTCGTCGCTCAGCCGCCTGGCCGATGAATGGACGCCTGCTGAATTTTCCAAGTGGACAGTGGCCGATCGGGTGCAAGCCGTCCAGGCGCTCCGTTTGGCCACCGTAGATCCTCAACCTTGGATTGATGCTTTACTGGAGGATGACAGCCCTGGCGTGCAATTTGAAACGCTGCGTTGGCTTGCCGACGAAGATCTGCGAGCTTACCTGCCGTCCGTCGAATCACTACTCGGCAATAGCCACCTCAGCTACGAAGTATTCGAAGCGGCGGTTGCAGCGCATACTGCCTTGAGCGGACAACCAGAGATCGGGATGCGGAACCCGGATTTGCTACTCGCTCGGGTGCAAGATGACGCCAGTTCCCCAGCCATCCGCGCCTTCGCCCTGCGCCTGCTACCAATTCGATCGACGGCCCCGGTGAAGGACGAAACCACTCCGACAGCCGATCTTCCCGAGGGGCTGTCGCTACCGCTTCTGAAGAAATTGCTGGCAGTGCAGAATCCCGCGCTGTCAATTGAAGTGGTACGAGTCTTAGGCGTTAATCCGGCGGCATTTGGGGACTTGCTTGCGAAGCTCGCGGCCGATGATTCTAAGGAGTCTACGCTTCGCGCCGAAGCCATCGTTGGCTTGGCGGCGATCGCAGAATCTCACCTACCATTATTGCTGCAACTGACTCAACATCGTGATGGACAACTACGTGAGGAAGCCCTTCGAGCACTCCGGGGGACAGCATTAACCGCGAAGCAAAAATCAGAGCTTCACGCGGTCGCCAGCCAGCACCCGGAATCCGATAAGCTCGTGACCGCGATCCTCGACCCCTCTTCGCTTACGTTGGGGCGGGCCGCGTTGGACGACACAGCGGCTTGGTCAAAAAGGCTAGCGGCAATTCGCTCTCCCGCCGATCCCGTGGCGGGAGAGCGAATCTTTCACCATGCCAAAGTCGCCCAATGTGCCCACTGCCATCGCGTGAATGGACGTGGCAATGTTGGAGGACCCGACCTCAGTCACATCGGTGGACGCGACGAGCCCGATTGGCTGCTCGGCGCAATTCTGCAGCCCAATCGAGAGCTTGCTCCCCAGTTCATGCCGCGGGCCATCCTCTTGAAGGATGGAAGTCTGCACGTCGGCATCCGACTGCGTTCGTACGTGTACGAACAGATTCGTGACGCGCTCGGACGAAACCATACCTTCAACCGTGATGACGTGGAATCAATCGAAGATCTCACCACCTCGTTTATGCCAACCGGCCTACCACTGACTCTGACCGACCGCGAATTGCGTGACCTGCTAGCGTTCCTTGAGCAAAACCAGTGAGGAGGTGTCATTAGCCTCCACAGGTGCCTGCAGCTTGGCGGCCGGAGTCCTCGTTGTTGAAGGACTTAGTTTGGGAAAAATGGGAATAGGCGCCGGATGTCTTCATCGGTTGGTTGGGTTCCGTATTCGCAGATCTCGAAAGCTTCCGCATACTGCACTTCGGCGGCTCTGTCTGGCCCATACCATTTTGCCAGGGTCTGCCGGTAGCTGTCGGCCTCCCCGCCAGCCCGCCGATTCCACACCTGACGGATCTTCTCCAAACGCAACTCCGGAAAGCGGGCTGGAGGTGCTTCGGATGCATCCTTCGCGTTGCCTAGGGCACCGCCGTCGAACACCTGCGATTCGAGTTCGGCAATCGCTTGGACCTTGGTTTCGAAAACATCGTCGATCGCAACCGCGATGTCTGCTTGGAACGGGTAGGGTTTCTTGAATCGGTCACTTGAGTAGAGAAAGACTGGGTTCTTCTCAAGCGCTGGAACATCGGGGCAGAAGAAGGGAACGGTAACCATAAACGAGGCGTCCTGCACCAGCACACCGACATAGCGGTGGTCGGGATGGTAGTCCCACGGTCGGTGGGCGATAACGATATCTGCCTTCCAGTCGCGAATCAAACGCGTAATCGTTTTGCGGTTTTCAAGCGTCGGCATCAGTTCGCCGTCGTGGATGTCGAGTACTTGGGACGTCGTTCCCATAATCTTAGCTGCAGCTTGAACTTCTGCAGTCCGCCGCTTGGCCAGTGTTCCGCCCGCCATGGCCCAGTGACCGATGTCGCCATTGGTCACGGAAACCAACTTAACATGGTGCCCCATCTGGGACCACTTCACGCCGCAACCTCCCGCACGGTACTCCGCATCATCAGGGTGCGCGCCAAAGACGATGATTCGTAGTTTTCCATCATCCTGCGTCTGGTCGTCCGCGCCCAGGCTAAGCGGAACACCCGCCATGAAAAATGTGCAGATCAGCAGCAAGCGTGCAGCGTGCGAAGAAAATATCATCCAAAGTCTCCAATCATCGATGGGAAAGTGGTCGTGCAACTTTTCGAGCGTTCGAGGCGGGCATCCGGACACTGTCGAATACATGGATGGGCTAAACCCGAATCATTGGCCCGCCGTGCCGCCAATTCCCGCAATTATATACCGTGTGATTAGGAGGCTGTGTTGTAGTTCGAGAATGCAGAGCGACCGTCGGCACCAACGGCGCGGCTCCTTTTTTGCAATGTTGGTCCGAACGATTGTCAAAGCAAGCGGTGAGGGGGCGTAATAGCTAGGGGAGGCAGCGAGGAATGTTCGGCGCGCCTGAATCGGGACGACATCTGTTCTTGGGGGTGCATTGAATCAGTTGCAATTTCCGCTCCAAGGAAGCCCTCGAGCCCGTACGTAACAGTAGCTGCCACTACGTTGCCCGTTAATGGGGTGATTGAAGCTCGGCTGAATCTTGTAGGACATGCCAGTAATTAGGAAAAGGCTAAGCCGCAATCGGTCAGTCGATGTTACCTCCTTGTCTGATTCAGGTGGCGATGTTCAATTTCAACGGACTACGGACTAGCGTGGCAAGGTTGCAATTTGAGATGGGCCATGAGGAACTAGTGGGCCACGCTGGCGAGTCGGATTGCCGTGGAGATTCAGAACGCGGGGATAGCGGGATAGCACTTGTGAATGCTGCGATTGCCGCTGGTGGAATTGCGAGCGTCGAGTCGCAGGAGCTCAGCCGAATCGCCGGGTCCTACCCGTTGGGGAGGTGAGTCGGTGACCATCGGAGTGGCTGGAGGGAGGCGCTTCGAATAATGCCGTTCGGTCGGCAATGTCCGTTGCGTGGCAAATGTCTCAGTCCAAACCGGTTTGGCTGCAAAAAATCTGCCAACCGCCTGCGGCTGAAAACTCCCCATTTGCTTGACTTTTATGAACTACAGTCGGCCAATTTCTCGAGTGGATCACTCTATTTTGAATATTCTCAAATCTTGATGGGTTCTTTCGGATATCCGCAATCGCTATACTTTCGAGCATGAGATTGGGGGCGTTGATCGCACCCAAAGTTCTTCTTCAGAGGACTTTGGGCGGATAAATTGCCTTCGATCTCTAGCGATGAGAATCGTGATGCGTCCTCGATTCACTCTCGGCGGTGAGGGAGTCACTACGACGCGCTGGAGAATTGAAGTCTTATGTCCTCCGCATTCCCGACATCAAGTGCGAACGCACTCACAGGGCTGGAGTATTTAGGGTGTTGCGCAGATTCGAATTCCAATCCGCCAACTGCCTTAAAAAGCTGTCAGTCGCATTCAACGGCCCCCAAACGGCAATTGGATGTTCAGCCCAACACTGCTCGGTCTGCTCGATTCGAGCCTGCCGTAAAACGCCCCGTGGCGCCTACGCCATCCAAGAGCGTCGCAAAGGCAGGCCAGCCACCTCAGGTATTTCACCGAGTGGCTGAGGTTCGCGAATCGCAAGGCCTTACAGAACGCACAATTGCTAAACGCATGGGCATCGACATTCGGAGTTATCGCCGGCTGGAGTGCGCGACAACCGACTTGTGCCTCTCGGAGCTCGTGGCCTTGCAGAAGGCGTTGGATGTTCCCTTGGTGGACCTGTTGGAAGATCAAGATTGCCTGTCGCGTCCCGTGGAGCAGCGGGCGGGGATGGTTAAAGTCATGAAAACGGCCGTCGCGCTGAGAGAGATCAAAGCGGCGCCACGCGTTCAACGATTGTCGAGCATGTTGTGCGAGCAATTAGTGTCTCTCATGCCTGAGCTTCGCGACGTCAGTGGCTGGCCGCAATTCGGAGCGCGACGTGGTCAATCCGCTGTTGCCAAAGCGTTGATGCTACCGATCGACACCTCCGATCTATCCGCCGACTAGGACTCCGCAGTGCGATGTACCGAGCTTGCAAGCTCGGTGCATCACGGTTTCTGACGATCGGCGGCATCCCTAGGGTACGCATGCCAAATCAGTCGGTGGTGCGCGGGGCATTTATCTGTTGATGGCCCGCGGAGAAATCTTGGGCAAGGGAACGAGCGGGGTCGCAATTCCCTGAGGAGTGACCGACCAAGGAATCCAGATCAAGGCGAGCCGCTTAATATCCATATCACCCTTCCGACATGGGATATCGAGAGGTTCAAGCGTTAGAGATGAAATCGAGTACTTGTCCTGCAACTCTTTGATCTGGGCATTGCACTCAAATTCCAACTCACGTTTTTCCCGTTCCAGGGATTCGAGTGTTTGGTTGGCTTGGGACACATCGGCTCTCTGTTGGGCAGCTCGAGTCAAACTGCGTCCGGCAGTAGCGCTTTTAGAAGAAATCTTATTTCCCATGATTGCGCCCAGCAACGTTTGTCCGAAGTTCATCACCGTATTCCACTTCTCTTTGTCGTACTGGGCTGTCTCGCGCTCAATGCGTTGGCGAGCGGTGTTCACCTTGGACTCCAGAGCTCGGATTTTGGACGCCAAGCTAGCCTGCAGCGATTCTTTCATTTCGTCACGCTTCTCACGCACTGCCTGCAACCAAGCGTTGCGCGCGTCGAGTTCATCTAGGCCTGGTGCGCTATAGCGTTTTAATTCCAGGCATTTGTAGACCCGTAGCGTCAGGTGGCGATAGATATGGTCACGCAGATCCTTTTCCCAACGCTTATAGTTTTTGGCATTGAGTAGATCTGCCGGACATTCATCGAAGAAGAACCCCTCTTCGGGCTCCGTCGACAGTTCGACAGAAAATTCGGGGAGCTCGACGGATTCGCGCCAGAGGTCGTGGGGACGTCCTCGGTTGACGACGTACAGCAAGGCTCGATCAAACCAGTGCTCCACATCCGCAGAGGAGCGGACATAGTGGCAAGCAGCCTGAGCTAGGAGCGCCGGGCGATACAGCAGGCGATCGCCTTTAGCTGGGGGGACTGACACCGCCCAGAAACACTCTTCAATTCCATGGGAAATGATGGGACGATTGGAACCCGCCGGCGCAGAGTCCGGCATCGCTTCCGCATGGCTGGTTTCGTCCGGGGAAGCGGGAGAAGCGGCCAAGAGTTCTTGGCGTCGATCGCCCATGAGGGTGGAAATCTGGGTGCGACTCAGTGGCCCACGCAGGTATGACAGCGCCCATCGGGTTTGAAAAATGGTCGGCCCGTCGTCATGCACGTTGTTCATCAGGAAAACGCGGCTGCCGAGTGCAGCTAGGGTCTGTTCCATGGCAGCCCGGTCAAAACGCGTGCCGGTCTGCGAGGCAGCTCCCTCCAATCCGTCCAATACCCGATCCTTATCGCGCTGAGTTTGCAAGCGTCCTAGAAACCACGTGCCGATGTTGGAAAGCCCCTTGTAGTCGAGATCTACGGGGTTCTGAGTGGCCAGCACAATGCCTAACCCGAATGCTCGTGCTTGTTTCAAAAGCACCAGCATGGGCGGCTTGCTCGGCGGCTTGGCCGAAGGCGGAAAGTAGCCGAACACCTCATCCATGTAGAACAACGCGCGTAGGCTGTTGGTCCCAGGCTGGGTGCGCATCCAGGCAAGCAGCTCGTTGAGTAGGATCGTTACAAAGAACATCCGCTCAGTGTCGCTGAGATGCGCGATTGATATGATGGAGATGCGTGGCTGCCCACTGGCCGTGTACATCAGGCTTCGGATATCGAGTGCTTGGCCTTCAAGCCAACCTGCAAAGGTCGGACTGGCAAGGAGGTTGTTGAGGCTTATGGAGAGCTTCATGCGCTCGGCAGCGGGGAAGAAGCTCTCCAAGTCGAAGACTCCCACCTTCTCCAGGGGCGGGGACTGGATCGCTCGAATCACAGCCGGCAAATCCAAGCTTATGCCTTTGCGCCAGTTGATGTCGAAAATGTTGGAAAGCAAAATATGCTCTCGACTACTGAGTGGATCGGCTTCCATGCCCATCAAAGTTAGCAGTCCCGATGCGGCTCCGGAGATCCGTTCACGCATGATCTCCCCATCGTCGATGACTGCCTGGGGAGGGGCATCAAAGCTCTTGAGGACCGTCATCGGGATGCCAGCATTGGAGCCGGGAGTGTAGATCGCAATATCCACAGCGTCCCTAAACCGCTTTACGCGGTCGGCATCCTGATCCCAGGATTCAAGTCCGGAACGCCATTTTTCAGCAGTCTGTTGGGCGTATTGTTCAACCTCCAATCCCTTTCTGGCAGCCTCATCGGGATCTACCCAGGGCTCAAAGTCGCCGGAGGCTAGGTCGGGAAAGGCAAGCAACAGATTGCCTAAGTCCCCTTTGGGGTCGATGCAGATGGCTGGAATGCCATCGACGGCCGCCTCTTCCAAAAGTGACAAACAGAGGCCCGTCTTGCCGCTGCCCGTCATCCCCACGCACAAGGCGTGGGTGGTGAGGTCTTTGGAATCGTACAGAAGCTTTTCGTCTAAAAGTCGACGTCCGTGCAGTTCGAACTTCTTACCCAGATAAAATGAGCCGAGTTGTTCGTAGTCGGGCAATTTACCCATCTTAAAATCCCTTCCTCTCAAAGCTGTAAGGCGAGCAGTAGTCTACAATCTACACTACATTCTGCGAAACAACTTATTTCAAACGAACCAATCAAGATGATGACTACCAAGTTTTCGTTATTTCGAAAGAGCCTCTACCTAGGCTTGGTGTGCGCACTGACTGTTGCATCGCAATGGGCGGTAGCTGAGACGCCACGCAAACTTTCAAAATCGCAGATCGAGCGGCTCCAACGCGACGGCGATCGCTTGGCAGATCAAGGCGATTTTCAAGGAGCCTTGGAATATTACACCCAAGCCTACTTGGGCGTTGTGTCAGGAATTCGTGGGCAGGCCTTTGTCCAAAACGTGCTTCCGAATCTTTACAATCGGGAAGAGTTGGGCGCAGAGATGCTGCGTATGATGGCGGAGGAGTACACCGCTGAGGAGCTGCTCCTGATGGACAGTTCGTTCAAGGTTTTCGGCTTCTTGCAACCTGACCAGGATAGCCAAAGCTTGATGACTCGTCTCCTGACGGAAGAGGTCGCGGGATTCTACGACCCAGATGCCAAGCGCATGGTGTTAATCGTGGAAGATGGCCCCGTTGCGGATCCGGGCTGGTTCGGGCGTTTGCTGGGGGCGAGACCAGCCTTTGATAAAGATGAGCAGAAGACGACGTTGGCCCACGAGCTGACGCATGCCTTGCAAGACCAGCTTTACGATCTCAATGCTATGGAAGCTAACATTGCGCAGGACGATGACATGCTGTTGGCGTTCTCGGCGTTGGTGGAAGGGGACGCAACTCTGTTGATGTTTGCGGAAGCGCAAGGGACCGAGGATCTCGCGGAAATGGATCCGGACGTCATGCGAACAACTTTCAATATGATGAGCTGGTTGATGCCAGTGGCAGGTGGCCAAGCGTATCGTGAAGCTCCCCCCATTTTTCGTGACTCTTTGGTCTTCCCCTATTTTCAGGGAATGCTGTTCGTGCTCAGTCAGGCCGCGCAGGGAGGTTGGGAAGGCGTGCATGAAATCTATTCATCTCCGCCACTCAGCACTGAGCAAATCTTGCACCCCAAGAAGTATGCCGAGGGAGAGAATCGGGATGTGCCTCAGTCCGTCCACCTTCCGGACCTGGCTGATGTTTTGCACTCCAATTGGAAGAGTTTGGGTGGCAATTGCCTCGGCGAATTGCAAACGAGCATCCTCTTGGGAAAAGTTATCGGTGGGAAGAATGCGGCGCGTGGCTGGGATGGCGATCGCTACGAAGTCTACCGCTCTGGTGCCGGGAAACTGGCGATGATCAGCGTCAGCATATGGGATTCACCACAAGATGCAGAAGAATTTGCCACGGCCTTTGCAAGGTATCGAGATCTCACGCTCCCCGCCGCTACAGGACAGGCTGAGTCCGAAAGTACTGCGATAAATTCCGCTGGTGCGGAAAAGGATGCTGGAAATACTGCTGGAAACGCAAATCAATTCCAACTCAACCAACCCATCAAGTCGGCGGAGGATGAAGTCTTCGAAGCCGGAAGTTATCGGATGGTTAAGCTTCAGGATGATACGGTTTGGATCGTGGAAGGGCTGGATCAGCCCACGATCGCAGCGGTAGGGGAACGCCTTAGCCAGACCACCTTTAGCGAGAAAACCTTTTGGGTACCTCAAGAGGCTGCTGGCGCGTCGGCAGCAGCCGAGGTTCTTCCAGCAACCAGGACTGGCCGTTAGCGCCGTTGGCTTCAGCGCTCTCCTGGCCGGTCCGCGGGATTTTCGCTGGAGATCGAACAGCCGATTGGTTGATATTAAGCAAAATTTTGCCGACGATTCGTTGGGGAGTTCCATGCAGAAAGAGCGAAGTCGATTCACGATTCTCTATCTGATGGGGCTTACCTCATTCGGTGCGTTGGGGTGTGCAACACTCTTCAATGAATCCCCTTGGTTACGCGGATCGTTGATGACAATCATCCTCGCCCTCATCCTGAAGTCGATGATCGGAACTGCGATTTATCGGGGAAGTCGGCAAGCGTTTGCAATTGGCTATACCATTTCGACGTTCTTCTACATACTATCACTCTATACCCTCGCTGGAATCGAAACGCTTCCCTTGTTAATCACCCAATACGCTTGGGATGCATTAGAGAATTATTCGTTTAGCCTACCCGATGAGGATCATTTTTTGTTGGTCTCCGTCCTTCTATGGGGCATGCTGTGCACCTATTCGGGAGCCCTGGCCTCTGAGTATTGGTATCGACGGCGGATCCAAGAGGTGGAGCAAGAGCCCTCGAGGGCTGGGAGGTTAGCACGGTCTACGCCCACCGTCCCTGCCACCGGTGAACGTACTACTGATCTGCCGTAGCCAATAAGTTCCGCCCGTTGCGCAAGTGAGATGCTTGAGCTAGCCTGCTAGAAGAGCGGTTGCTTCTGCGATGTCAGCAGGCAATTGCTTCTGGAGCTCACCAAGCGCATGCTGGCTGAGTCCTAGGCAATCGAGTACTTCTGGCGAAAGATTTGTC
Coding sequences within it:
- a CDS encoding PVC-type heme-binding CxxCH protein — translated: MKQSLIMKPRFHSWGLSIAAIVVLTGHSAILPAAEERAAGIEILQPGVRLTIVAEHPEIVTPTGLDVDAEGRVWAVACHTHLRPEDYQGTEFDEILVFDPDGAQHVFYNKTEQTMDLELGPDGWVYLSERDRILRVKDSDADGVGDTEQTLVELDSEAVYPHNALSGLAWTPQGDLIFGLGENFAKPWTLTALDGSTIRGIDRGGIFRLTAHGEQLHKIAEGLWNPFGVTVRDDGEIFVAENDPGEYPPCKVLHIVQDGDYGYRRKYGSATPHPFVCWNGELRGTLPMIHPSGEAPCGVVPLGRGLLMPSWGDHRIDYFALEQEGASFTAQQVTLVRGSRYFRPTCIVQDRHRAKNGTLVFYLTDWVDGRYPVHGYGRLWKLEIDPRAAAWTGPLDVPPATSQAKLAESLRRGTASLPQADLLELSRNADRFVGSAALSSLSRLADEWTPAEFSKWTVADRVQAVQALRLATVDPQPWIDALLEDDSPGVQFETLRWLADEDLRAYLPSVESLLGNSHLSYEVFEAAVAAHTALSGQPEIGMRNPDLLLARVQDDASSPAIRAFALRLLPIRSTAPVKDETTPTADLPEGLSLPLLKKLLAVQNPALSIEVVRVLGVNPAAFGDLLAKLAADDSKESTLRAEAIVGLAAIAESHLPLLLQLTQHRDGQLREEALRALRGTALTAKQKSELHAVASQHPESDKLVTAILDPSSLTLGRAALDDTAAWSKRLAAIRSPADPVAGERIFHHAKVAQCAHCHRVNGRGNVGGPDLSHIGGRDEPDWLLGAILQPNRELAPQFMPRAILLKDGSLHVGIRLRSYVYEQIRDALGRNHTFNRDDVESIEDLTTSFMPTGLPLTLTDRELRDLLAFLEQNQ
- a CDS encoding ATP-binding protein, yielding MGKLPDYEQLGSFYLGKKFELHGRRLLDEKLLYDSKDLTTHALCVGMTGSGKTGLCLSLLEEAAVDGIPAICIDPKGDLGNLLLAFPDLASGDFEPWVDPDEAARKGLEVEQYAQQTAEKWRSGLESWDQDADRVKRFRDAVDIAIYTPGSNAGIPMTVLKSFDAPPQAVIDDGEIMRERISGAASGLLTLMGMEADPLSSREHILLSNIFDINWRKGISLDLPAVIRAIQSPPLEKVGVFDLESFFPAAERMKLSISLNNLLASPTFAGWLEGQALDIRSLMYTASGQPRISIISIAHLSDTERMFFVTILLNELLAWMRTQPGTNSLRALFYMDEVFGYFPPSAKPPSKPPMLVLLKQARAFGLGIVLATQNPVDLDYKGLSNIGTWFLGRLQTQRDKDRVLDGLEGAASQTGTRFDRAAMEQTLAALGSRVFLMNNVHDDGPTIFQTRWALSYLRGPLSRTQISTLMGDRRQELLAASPASPDETSHAEAMPDSAPAGSNRPIISHGIEECFWAVSVPPAKGDRLLYRPALLAQAACHYVRSSADVEHWFDRALLYVVNRGRPHDLWRESVELPEFSVELSTEPEEGFFFDECPADLLNAKNYKRWEKDLRDHIYRHLTLRVYKCLELKRYSAPGLDELDARNAWLQAVREKRDEMKESLQASLASKIRALESKVNTARQRIERETAQYDKEKWNTVMNFGQTLLGAIMGNKISSKSATAGRSLTRAAQQRADVSQANQTLESLEREKRELEFECNAQIKELQDKYSISSLTLEPLDIPCRKGDMDIKRLALIWIPWSVTPQGIATPLVPLPKISPRAINR
- a CDS encoding helix-turn-helix domain-containing protein produces the protein MSSAFPTSSANALTGLEYLGCCADSNSNPPTALKSCQSHSTAPKRQLDVQPNTARSARFEPAVKRPVAPTPSKSVAKAGQPPQVFHRVAEVRESQGLTERTIAKRMGIDIRSYRRLECATTDLCLSELVALQKALDVPLVDLLEDQDCLSRPVEQRAGMVKVMKTAVALREIKAAPRVQRLSSMLCEQLVSLMPELRDVSGWPQFGARRGQSAVAKALMLPIDTSDLSAD
- a CDS encoding PIG-L deacetylase family protein, translated to MIFSSHAARLLLICTFFMAGVPLSLGADDQTQDDGKLRIIVFGAHPDDAEYRAGGCGVKWSQMGHHVKLVSVTNGDIGHWAMAGGTLAKRRTAEVQAAAKIMGTTSQVLDIHDGELMPTLENRKTITRLIRDWKADIVIAHRPWDYHPDHRYVGVLVQDASFMVTVPFFCPDVPALEKNPVFLYSSDRFKKPYPFQADIAVAIDDVFETKVQAIAELESQVFDGGALGNAKDASEAPPARFPELRLEKIRQVWNRRAGGEADSYRQTLAKWYGPDRAAEVQYAEAFEICEYGTQPTDEDIRRLFPFFPN